Genomic window (Nymphaea colorata isolate Beijing-Zhang1983 chromosome 1, ASM883128v2, whole genome shotgun sequence):
AAAGCCATTTGCTGCCATTTTATTTACTAGAGATGCAAAGTTTTGGATCCAGAACAGGTGTATACACTGGACACCAGGCAAGAGTTATCATCTacagcaaaaaaataataaaacccTTATACTCAATCTGGGAATAGTTGCAACCCCATTGCTATGAATCCAAATCATTCACAGACTAAGAACTCGTGCATGTAAAAGTAATCATCCATGTATGAGGTGTTTTACCCTGCAGTATGCAGACACACCTAAGCACAGAATTTGAACACAATTATGCAGTAAAAAATTTAAGTCGTGCTAGTATGATAAGAATCTGGGTGTTTAACACAAATAGGTAAATTATATAAGAAGAAAACCACACAGTCAAATTTAAAGTCTGGAAGATAATATTTCATAATTACAAGCTCATATGAGACACTGAGAGAAAGTAATGGTTTTAAATTTGTAAGAAACCTGTTGAAGTGATGCTGCCTTGGCTCTGAATGATGCTTCAAGAAATTCAGCCTCCTTTTTAAGTTTTCTTATCCTTTCCAGATCAGAGCAAGCAGCTTCAAGGTGTTCCTTCCCTGTCTTGGTGCTACTCACATGAAGCTCTTGAAGCAACTCCTCTAACCGCTTCAGAGCTTCCTCAACACTCTGCAATGCCTGTGGTGTTTTTATTAAACAATTAAATGTGTCAATGATCTTCAGGAAAGCAACGGTAACTTTTTTGGGTAAGAATATCCAAAGCTTCATTAATTAATCAAGTTTTAGAATATTCAAATCTTCATTAATTGATCAAGTTTTTGGTTCGCTCCATATAAAAAGTTTATGCTTTTAAGTAGTTTGTATAACAAGACACTATCAATGGCTTCCTCTCCTGTTTTTCCTtggaaacagagagagaaagtgggagagagagacatgttttataaaaaatgaaaacagagcAAGAATTACATTTTCCAAATTAGTGGAAAACCAAGAACTTGTGCATGCCTGTTCAAATGATTCTCCATCTGGCTCAACTAATGAGTCACTTCGAagagctgcacctgaatcccgAGTAGTGACAGTGGATGTTCTTCCCCTGCagtcaaagaaagaaaggaacccAACAGAAGGTTAAGTGACAAGTTTGCctaatttcatgaaaattatttttgtgcAACTCAAAAAAACAGAGGTAAAATCAATGTGGGGACCTCTTGTAACTTACTTTAAAACTCCCAGTCTTTCTTTGCATTGGTTTAGCTTTTGGTGTCTGCGAAAATAATAAATAAGCATTGCAAGTAAAAGACATATAGTCAGGCAAAAGATAAGAGAAAGTAGGTTTATAAAGTAATTGGAAACATTGCCTCTTTTGACCAAGCGTGTACCAAGATGAATTACCCCCTAGAAAGAAACCTTGCTGCTTTAACATTAGAAGGGTTCTCAAGCCACGAGCTGTATTTAATAAAGCTCTCAAACCAATGGAAGCATGTCTCTAGGGCATTCACGATAGCCTCCTTCTTGGAACATCCTTGGCTGTGccattcattttcttcatgCTCATGGCTTGAGGCAACCGAActatttgaatagaattgaagCCATTCCAGTTCTTCACAAACGACCTAATAGGAGAAGAAAGACATTTGAGTTACACTGTTGCTGCAACAATGCCAGTAAGCAAACTGTAGAAACTGCTAAGAGAGCAAAAAAGATTCCATAGAGTATAGCTGACCTCGACATAAAGCTGATAGGAACTTATGGAAGAGAGCTGAGGGTAATATAATATGCTTCCACCAATTAGATACCTAGAATGGCCATCAAAACAATATAACATAGCCCATAGGaaaataagcaaaaacaaaattgcgaatgaaagaaagaaccaCATACTAAAGCTTCTCAAAACTGAAGAAAACCTTATGATATCTTCAACAGGATCATCCTTCACATCAACACCACTAGTTGAAAGGTATGACTTTGTGCTCCTTCCTAGCGCAATGAAGAATCCAAATATCGCCAAATCCTTTTCCAAAACCTGCAGTTAGCACATGCACGTTTGCCCCATCAGCTGGGAAAGAACGCACTGCTTATGCAAAAAATAAGCATAAGCTCTCTAATGAGAAAACCCAACCAAAGTTTGAAACACATAAAACAATCAAAGTCATTAAATAATTTACCCATCATAATCATGTGCAAGCAAACCAGCTCCATCAGATTGTAGAGCAGGGGCATTCTATTGTAATTATTTGTTACTTGattttctaaaatgaaaattcaCTTATCATTTGTAACTAAAGACTTGCATTCAATTGTTTGCAATATTTCCTTTGTGTTTAATTTTTAGAGAAGTGCCTTCTTCATTGTTCACAAGGTTCTATTTTCAATGTGTTATTTCCCAAGAGATAGATTTCCCTTGTGCTTTCATGAAAAACCTTCTCCATGCACTTTAAATAGACAAAGACGGGCATCTATGGACACAAGAATGACTTCAAGCCCACTCAAAATATcatcctaataaaaaaaatggtaacAACTTGTAGAAAATGCCAAGTATATGTTTTCCAATAAATACAATCAACATTGAGGGAATATGTAGAAACAAGAACAagattttccaagaaaaatcaTGATCTCCAACCTCTATACTTTCACATGTTGTGAGTCTTGACCATATTCTTTCCCTGTCAATAGCACGTTGCAGCTGTCTCTGGGCAAGATCAACCCAAAAAGCTATCTCTTTAGTGTCCTTATCTAGATTGTCCTGGCAACCTGCTGCTCTAGGACCAAAATGAGCAAGAAACTCTCTGCGCAATCCTATTTTTCTCATAAAGCCATAAGCTTGATCTATAGGAACAAAATCAATAAGCCTCTCCATAAATCTTCCAGTAACATCTggtataagagaaaaaaattggggGCAGGAAATCTTTGCTGGTCCAAGCTTTGTAATTGCAGCAATACAACTCAGTGCAAGCATTAGGAGAGACACATCGTGAGTCGTATCACAGGATGATACACCTTTTTTGCTTCTGCATCATTGTAGAGCAATGAAAGATAAAGAACTCATTAACAACAAAACCTTGATGACCTATatagttaaaaacttaaaattttccaGACACAGTATCAGTTCAGGAATGAAGCATACACTTTTGTTGCTTCTGCAAAGCGAGGAGTTGCTTCAAAATAATTAACATAACTTGCCATAACCACTGGGTTTTGCTGTGACCAGAACCATTCACTTGCCACTTGGTCCTTCCCAGAAAGTTCTTTTGTAATTACACTCTCCAAAGGAGCAGACTGTCTCAACAAACTGCACACAAATTCTAAGACCAATCAACCAACTGTAACTTCTAGTTATTCTAGACTAGGGACAGATAAATGTGCAAAATGTATAACATAAAAGTATAGGCAAAGTGGCAAAAAAATCACACATACTTTACAGAATCTAGTATTATTCAGAAAAAACTGGCTCACCATACCCATAGTGTCTCTTAGGCTATGTTTGAAAGCCTCAAATCTAAGTTCCAAGGTGATTTGGGAACCATGCAGATCTAAGATCTGCGCATCTGTGGTCCAAAACATACCCCAACCACAGAGACACAGTTTCTGCATTCACCGTAGATGGGAAAACCGTAGATCAAAAATCCATTGATTGTTTGAGTTATGGATTGCACAGCAGCACGGATCTCAAATCACATTGGGTCTTATATCCAAGGATATCAAACTCAAACTTAGGGTAACAAGCAGCTCTAGAATCTGCCTCGCTGAACGAATAAAATGAAGTCACAGGGAATGAAAACAAAGCAATTCTAAAAGCCTAACATTTTCATCCTCCTCTGTTCTCGTAAGAAAAAGTATGACATATTTAGTTATACATGAGGAAGTATATAGAACAGCACAGATCAGCTCTAGATAATGCATAGGAGGAATTTCCAGTTTGACTCCCATATTGCATTTActgtacacatatatacatatgtgtgattgtgtgtctatttctatatatgtatatgccacataaatatataataaatgtgtgttgcatttgaattttataATAATTGACAAATCATTGCATCCACTGCTGCATCCATCTGAAATAGTTGCAAATACATAGATAAGAATGTCAATGTATTTTGTGTTCAAGAATGTTAACCACTGCGACAGTGGAATTTGAACAACTTATAAGATATTCATGATGGAAACTAAAGAATGTTGTGAGAAGCATGCGAGTCTGGGACACTACATTGACAAAACAAATAAAGTATTTGTAgagaattttttaaatatccagGACATTCAAAAGGATCACATGTCCAACATAGAGCAAGGAATTTGTCACTATGATCAGTAATTTCACCTTCAAGAACCAATGGCTTTAATTGGTAATACCATATTACCGGACTAAAAGGTCAGAAAAATAGTAAGTCTCAAGTTCTCAACTCCAGAAATTTGTTACAGAATAAACAACACGATGTTCAAGGGCTAACCACTTATAATCCGTGCATACCTCCTCTGAACAAACAAGTTAACATCTCTGTCCCTTCCATCTCCTCGAGACGCAATTTCACATGCTGCTTGCAGCAAAGAATGAACAGCAGCCTGGGAAAACAAGCCatccaaataataaaagaacCTTCCAGAGATTGATATCcaatctttttctctcaaaaagacATTCATTTGGCGGTAGAAAATTAAAGCAACAGTTTATCAATCAGAAGCTTCAAAAAGACATTTCTCATTGTTGCCAGCCTACAGTTTCCAAACACAACTAACTAGCATCAACAAGAGGCTGAAATGAAATGTAAACTGCATCCTTTCGTTGCCTCGCATTGAAGCTTCACATGCATAAATATGACAAGAAGCAGaaacaaaatgacatgaaaaagtCAAAGCATGATGATCTTGTCATTAGGCTTTGTTCTTTGTTATTCCATCATTCCCTTTCAATGGGCCTAGGGGCAGGCAATCGGCAGGAATTCCAGTGGACATCCTGGGCCAAGATTTTTGGGAAGAGACAGACAGTGATTGATTTAGCCCAGCTCCATGTTTTGAGGGCAGACACGGAATGCAATCCATTTGGCAATTCAGTAATTCCCTAAAACCACATTCTCACTCTAAGAATCCAATCAGGAACAACATGGTTGAAAACCACCTCTCTTAATGTTGATGTACCAGTGAAAAGCCCTAGATACAATTAACGATCACTCTGCAGACAGTTTTTCactaacaaggaaaaaaaggtaaAGGGTAACAATAAAATGCCTCATTTCCTCTAGCTTCACATTCTTTGGGGTCAAATGTAAATAACACATAAATATTATCTCTTAACAAGTTTAATGTTCTGACCTGATATGAAAGACTCTTGATCCATGCATTTTTGTCTACACCAATCCATGCCTTTGAAAACCAAGGAATGGTTGAGACAGGGCTATGTTCCTTAATAGCCAACTCAAAAACCCTTGCAGCATCATATATGGACTGAACCAGACCATCGCTAGAATCTTCGCCTTGCAATGATTGATTTAACTTTATCCGCATCTCTTCCATATCATCTCTGGGGTTTGCAGCAGAGGTTCCACTAACTGCTAAACCATCATCTGAAGGAGCAGATTGGAGCCACACAGGCATCCTTCTAGCCTTGGTAACACGTGAATATCGTCTACATGGCCCAACCATGCTACCAAAAAAACTCCCTGTATCAAATATAAGTGGCCCATGCTTCAAACAGCATCTCCACCTTCTTCCGTCCTTATGGTGAAAAGGACCATTCAGATGGAACAGTTCCTTGCAGATAAAATGTAAACCTGTCACCCTTGGTGCCATTTGAGGATTTGAACTACTGAAACCAGCAGAATGATGGAAACcagttaaaaaaaatgcagataTCATCCTCATATCTAGAGACATCTAGTGATATACTAAAGTAGTGCAGTTTATGACATCAACATGATCTAATGTTTTAGAACAAGCCTTCACTTTCCATTAAAGATGCACCTCTATTTCTCAACTCTCAAGTTCTATACTTTATTTACAGGACATTTAGTTGtttcttggaattttttttaccatgtaTTGCTTTAAGATACGAAATAATGATAGCATTATCTCTCTTTACAGTAATAATGACCATGTTAAATTATATCAGCAAAATCTTGTCATTTAAGTTAATCCTGATATCCAATATATACTTTGGGCCAATGGTGAAACTAAGATCATCTAGACTTCACTGCAATCATTG
Coding sequences:
- the LOC116259598 gene encoding uncharacterized protein LOC116259598 isoform X2, with the translated sequence MALKLRYGASSSNPQMAPRVTGLHFICKELFHLNGPFHHKDGRRWRCCLKHGPLIFDTGSFFGSMVGPCRRYSRVTKARRMPVWLQSAPSDDGLAVSGTSAANPRDDMEEMRIKLNQSLQGEDSSDGLVQSIYDAARVFELAIKEHSPVSTIPWFSKAWIGVDKNAWIKSLSYQAAVHSLLQAACEIASRGDGRDRDVNLFVQRSLLRQSAPLESVITKELSGKDQVASEWFWSQQNPVVMASYVNYFEATPRFAEATKVSKKGVSSCDTTHDVSLLMLALSCIAAITKLGPAKISCPQFFSLIPDVTGRFMERLIDFVPIDQAYGFMRKIGLRREFLAHFGPRAAGCQDNLDKDTKEIAFWVDLAQRQLQRAIDRERIWSRLTTCESIEVLEKDLAIFGFFIALGRSTKSYLSTSGVDVKDDPVEDIIRYLIGGSILYYPQLSSISSYQLYVEVVCEELEWLQFYSNSSVASSHEHEENEWHSQGCSKKEAIVNALETCFHWFESFIKYSSWLENPSNVKAARFLSRGHQKLNQCKERLGVLKGRTSTVTTRDSGAALRSDSLVEPDGESFEQALQSVEEALKRLEELLQELHVSSTKTGKEHLEAACSDLERIRKLKKEAEFLEASFRAKAASLQQEEEDALRSSVSKEAHFGNINASKEDNMVLNNEKDKVTKRAFHDSRRLWSFFAPRSKKTGLELLATKSTVDESQVSGTTITGDVKAETNDILRFELLRNELIQLEKRVQRSTSDAQNEEDEEFVNESSSEKLVAEAPSTAPTQSEKKESIIGKSIGKIKETGADVWQGTQLLAIDVAAATVLLKRVITGDEITEKEKKALQRTVTDLASVIPIGILMLLPVTAVGHAAMLAAIQRYVPALIPSTYAPDRLDLLRQLEKVKEMEHSELNADDTVEMDNLAKDPPDD
- the LOC116259598 gene encoding uncharacterized protein LOC116259598 isoform X1; amino-acid sequence: MALKLRYGASSSNPQMAPRVTGLHFICKELFHLNGPFHHKDGRRWRCCLKHGPLIFDTGSFFGSMVGPCRRYSRVTKARRMPVWLQSAPSDDGLAVSGTSAANPRDDMEEMRIKLNQSLQGEDSSDGLVQSIYDAARVFELAIKEHSPVSTIPWFSKAWIGVDKNAWIKSLSYQAAVHSLLQAACEIASRGDGRDRDVNLFVQRSLLRQSAPLESVITKELSGKDQVASEWFWSQQNPVVMASYVNYFEATPRFAEATKVSKKGVSSCDTTHDVSLLMLALSCIAAITKLGPAKISCPQFFSLIPDVTGRFMERLIDFVPIDQAYGFMRKIGLRREFLAHFGPRAAGCQDNLDKDTKEIAFWVDLAQRQLQRAIDRERIWSRLTTCESIEVLEKDLAIFGFFIALGRSTKSYLSTSGVDVKDDPVEDIIRYLIGGSILYYPQLSSISSYQLYVEVVCEELEWLQFYSNSSVASSHEHEENEWHSQGCSKKEAIVNALETCFHWFESFIKYSSWLENPSNVKAARFLSRGHQKLNQCKERLGVLKGRTSTVTTRDSGAALRSDSLVEPDGESFEQACTSSWFSTNLENALQSVEEALKRLEELLQELHVSSTKTGKEHLEAACSDLERIRKLKKEAEFLEASFRAKAASLQQEEEDALRSSVSKEAHFGNINASKEDNMVLNNEKDKVTKRAFHDSRRLWSFFAPRSKKTGLELLATKSTVDESQVSGTTITGDVKAETNDILRFELLRNELIQLEKRVQRSTSDAQNEEDEEFVNESSSEKLVAEAPSTAPTQSEKKESIIGKSIGKIKETGADVWQGTQLLAIDVAAATVLLKRVITGDEITEKEKKALQRTVTDLASVIPIGILMLLPVTAVGHAAMLAAIQRYVPALIPSTYAPDRLDLLRQLEKVKEMEHSELNADDTVEMDNLAKDPPDD